One region of Streptomyces subrutilus genomic DNA includes:
- a CDS encoding MFS transporter: MPVVRDLRVLLRLRDFRNLLAVRLLSQAADGVYQVALATYVVFSPEKQTSPAAIASTMAVLLLPYSAIGPFAGVLLDRWRRRQVFLYGNLLRAFLACVTGMLIVAQVPDWLFYASALSVTAVNRFVLAGLSASLPHVVGPGQLVTANALSPTAGTLAATAGGGLAFLVRLLADDADALVVLLGAGLYLTAALASLRLAVGLLGPDHPPGVLHPSVAEGVALTVRGMAEGLRHLASRREAARALTAMTMMRFCYGALFVMLLMLCRYSWSENEADGLALLGIAVGVSGAGFFTAAVVTPWLVGRLGPLGWITACSAGAAVLVPALGLFFTPEPMLAAAFVLGLATQGAKISTDTIVQSRVDDDYRGRVFSVYDVLFNVAFVGAAAVASLMLPVNGQSVPLILCVAALYAATAALLGRQRGRFT, from the coding sequence ATGCCTGTCGTACGTGATCTGCGGGTACTCCTGCGCCTGCGGGACTTCCGCAACCTGCTCGCCGTACGGCTGCTCTCCCAGGCGGCGGACGGCGTCTACCAGGTCGCGCTCGCCACCTACGTCGTGTTCTCCCCCGAGAAACAGACCTCACCGGCGGCCATCGCCTCGACCATGGCGGTACTGCTGCTGCCGTATTCGGCGATCGGCCCCTTCGCCGGGGTGCTGCTCGACCGCTGGCGCCGCCGCCAGGTCTTCCTCTACGGCAACCTGCTGCGGGCCTTCCTCGCCTGCGTCACCGGCATGCTGATCGTCGCCCAGGTCCCCGACTGGCTGTTCTACGCGTCGGCGCTGTCCGTGACCGCCGTCAACCGCTTCGTCCTGGCCGGGCTCTCCGCATCCCTGCCCCACGTCGTCGGCCCCGGCCAGCTGGTCACCGCGAACGCCCTCTCCCCGACCGCCGGAACCCTCGCGGCGACCGCCGGCGGGGGACTGGCCTTCCTCGTCCGGCTGCTGGCCGACGACGCCGACGCCCTCGTCGTCCTGCTCGGGGCCGGGCTCTACCTGACCGCGGCCCTCGCTTCCCTGCGCCTGGCCGTCGGCCTCCTCGGGCCCGACCACCCCCCTGGCGTGCTCCACCCGTCGGTCGCCGAGGGCGTCGCCCTCACCGTCCGGGGGATGGCCGAGGGGCTGCGGCATCTCGCCTCCCGCCGGGAAGCCGCCCGAGCGCTGACCGCGATGACGATGATGCGCTTCTGCTACGGGGCGCTGTTCGTGATGCTGCTCATGCTCTGCCGCTACTCGTGGTCAGAGAACGAGGCCGACGGACTCGCCCTCCTGGGGATCGCGGTCGGCGTCTCGGGGGCCGGGTTCTTCACGGCGGCCGTCGTCACTCCCTGGCTGGTGGGCCGGCTGGGACCACTGGGCTGGATCACGGCCTGCTCAGCGGGCGCCGCGGTCCTGGTCCCGGCCCTCGGCCTGTTCTTCACCCCCGAACCGATGCTGGCCGCCGCGTTCGTCCTCGGCCTCGCCACCCAGGGCGCCAAGATCTCCACCGACACGATCGTGCAGTCCCGGGTGGACGACGACTACCGCGGCCGTGTCTTCTCCGTCTACGACGTGCTCTTCAACGTGGCCTTCGTCGGCGCCGCGGCGGTGGCCTCCCTGATGCTCCCGGTCAACGGGCAGTCCGTGCCGCTGATCCTCTGCGTGGCCGCCCTCTACGCCGCCACCGCGGCGCTGCTGGGCCGACAGCGGGGACGTTTCACGTGA
- a CDS encoding DUF6049 family protein — translation MAEAADIPGASPTPVRRRRLRRAVVLLAGTPVLAALVYSPAPEAQAAQAATVDVQLTSMTPAAPVKGDTLTITGSVVNNGSETINDAHVGLRVGPLLADRSLIDEAAERTGFRAGTDPGEIDPAHAVKIASLPSKVNHTFTLTVPVNKLELDKDGVYQLGVSLSGVTESRPSEQVLGIKRTFLPWQPEAAAKRAQLTYVWPLISTTHVTAETGSDETQTPVFLDDSLAEELKSGGRLERMVALGKDLPITWVIDPDLLYTVDAMTKGYRVRVPGGKSVQGKNKAVAEQWLSSLEAAVQGKKVVALPFADPDLASLAHRGKDVSGSLGQLRPATDKAKQAVETVLHVPASTDFSWPVDGAIDPSIVNVATSAGAHNILTRSDSLSESGALGYTPSAARPIGAGATAVVADAELSTAFEGDMLSAGNSTLAVQRFLAHTLALNLQKTDEQRSFVVAPQRMPSVSQVGTMADAVRALQAGRWTQPGDLEAAAAAKPDPAAATQVPGAGQYPEELRKQELPATAFEKIRTTQNTLDHFKVILAAPDRVEIPFGNTTNREMSASWRGRPAEAALYRDQAQDYLIGLTEKVKIVPKSDATLSGHSATIPVSVQNSLVQDVHDLVLRVKSANPTRLMFGAKGQAEQQVTVQGDHTQTIKFPANATASGPVEVTAQLFTKDGVPYGKERKFTVDATEITPTVMLVIAGGVLLLVLAGIKMYASRKRVAARAAAEESTQQSDESPDTGPQSTDGSGTSETVDR, via the coding sequence GTGGCCGAGGCGGCAGACATCCCGGGGGCGTCCCCCACTCCTGTCCGGCGCCGCCGGCTGCGGCGCGCGGTGGTTCTGCTCGCCGGGACGCCCGTCCTCGCCGCCCTGGTCTACTCGCCGGCCCCCGAGGCCCAGGCCGCGCAGGCGGCCACCGTCGACGTCCAGCTGACCTCGATGACCCCCGCCGCCCCAGTCAAGGGCGACACGCTGACCATCACGGGCAGCGTGGTCAACAACGGCTCCGAGACGATCAACGACGCCCACGTGGGCCTGCGGGTCGGCCCCCTGCTCGCGGACCGGTCCTTGATCGACGAGGCCGCGGAGCGCACCGGCTTCCGGGCCGGCACGGACCCGGGGGAGATCGATCCGGCCCACGCCGTGAAGATCGCCTCGCTGCCGTCGAAGGTCAACCACACTTTTACCCTGACGGTCCCGGTGAACAAGCTGGAGCTGGACAAGGACGGGGTCTACCAACTCGGCGTCTCCCTGTCCGGGGTGACCGAGAGCCGCCCGTCCGAGCAGGTCCTGGGCATCAAGCGCACCTTCCTGCCCTGGCAGCCGGAGGCCGCGGCCAAGCGGGCCCAGCTCACCTACGTGTGGCCGCTGATCTCCACCACCCACGTGACCGCGGAAACCGGCTCGGACGAGACGCAGACCCCCGTCTTCCTCGACGACTCCCTCGCGGAGGAGCTCAAGTCGGGCGGCCGGCTGGAGCGGATGGTCGCGCTCGGCAAGGACCTGCCCATCACCTGGGTCATCGATCCGGACCTGCTGTACACGGTCGACGCGATGACCAAGGGCTACCGGGTCCGCGTCCCGGGCGGAAAGTCCGTACAGGGCAAGAACAAGGCCGTCGCCGAACAGTGGCTGAGCTCCCTGGAAGCGGCCGTCCAGGGCAAGAAGGTCGTGGCCCTGCCCTTCGCGGACCCCGACCTCGCCTCCCTCGCCCACCGCGGCAAGGACGTCTCGGGGAGCCTGGGCCAGCTGCGGCCCGCCACCGACAAGGCGAAGCAGGCCGTCGAGACGGTCCTGCACGTCCCCGCGTCCACCGACTTCTCCTGGCCCGTGGACGGCGCCATCGACCCCTCGATCGTCAACGTCGCCACCTCGGCCGGCGCCCACAACATCCTCACCCGCAGCGACAGCCTCTCGGAGAGCGGAGCCCTCGGGTACACCCCCTCGGCCGCCCGCCCCATCGGCGCGGGCGCCACCGCAGTCGTCGCCGACGCGGAACTCTCCACCGCCTTCGAGGGCGACATGCTGAGCGCCGGGAACTCCACCCTCGCCGTGCAGCGGTTCCTCGCCCACACCCTCGCCCTGAACCTGCAGAAGACCGACGAGCAGCGCAGCTTCGTCGTCGCCCCGCAGCGGATGCCCAGTGTCAGCCAGGTGGGGACGATGGCCGATGCCGTCCGCGCCCTGCAGGCCGGCCGCTGGACCCAGCCCGGCGATCTCGAGGCCGCGGCCGCGGCCAAACCCGACCCGGCGGCCGCCACCCAGGTGCCGGGCGCCGGGCAGTACCCCGAGGAGCTGCGCAAGCAGGAGCTCCCGGCGACCGCTTTCGAGAAGATCCGGACCACCCAGAACACCCTCGACCACTTCAAGGTCATCCTCGCCGCGCCCGACCGCGTGGAGATCCCCTTCGGCAACACCACCAACCGGGAGATGTCCGCCTCCTGGCGTGGCCGCCCCGCCGAGGCCGCCCTCTACCGGGACCAGGCGCAGGACTATCTGATCGGCCTCACCGAGAAGGTCAAGATCGTCCCCAAGTCCGACGCCACCTTGTCCGGCCACAGCGCCACCATCCCGGTGAGTGTCCAGAACAGCCTCGTCCAGGACGTCCACGACCTGGTCCTGCGGGTGAAGTCGGCCAACCCCACCCGCCTGATGTTCGGCGCCAAGGGCCAGGCCGAACAGCAGGTCACCGTCCAGGGCGACCACACCCAGACGATCAAGTTCCCCGCGAACGCCACCGCGAGCGGCCCCGTCGAGGTCACCGCGCAGCTCTTCACCAAGGACGGCGTCCCCTACGGCAAGGAACGAAAGTTCACCGTCGACGCCACCGAGATCACCCCCACCGTCATGCTCGTCATCGCCGGCGGTGTGCTCCTCCTCGTCCTGGCGGGCATCAAGATGTACGCCAGCCGCAAGCGCGTCGCGGCGCGCGCGGCCGCCGAGGAGAGCACGCAGCAGAGTGACGAGTCCCCGGACACCGGACCGCAAAGCACGGACGGGTCCGGCACGAGTGAGACAGTGGACCGTTGA
- a CDS encoding PadR family transcriptional regulator produces MSRRSGILEFAVLGLLRESPMHGYELRKRLNTSLGVFRAFSYGTLYPCLKTLVANGWLIEEPGNAPEDALAASLAGRRAKIVYRLTAAGKEHFEELLSHTGPDTWEDESFAARFAFFGQTERDVRMRVLEGRRSRLEERLEKMRASLARTRERLDDYTLELQRHGMESVEREVRWLNELIESERAGRDRRRPGPSDETEK; encoded by the coding sequence ATGAGCAGGCGCTCAGGCATCCTCGAATTCGCCGTCCTCGGCCTGCTTCGCGAATCCCCCATGCACGGGTACGAGCTGCGCAAGCGGCTCAACACCTCGCTCGGGGTGTTCAGGGCCTTCAGCTACGGGACGCTCTATCCCTGCCTCAAGACGCTCGTCGCCAACGGCTGGTTGATCGAGGAGCCGGGCAACGCCCCGGAAGACGCGCTCGCCGCTTCACTCGCAGGGCGGCGCGCCAAGATCGTCTACCGGTTGACGGCCGCGGGCAAGGAGCACTTCGAGGAGCTCCTCTCCCACACGGGGCCCGACACCTGGGAGGACGAGTCCTTCGCCGCGCGCTTCGCCTTCTTCGGCCAGACCGAACGAGACGTGCGCATGCGGGTACTGGAGGGCCGCCGCAGCCGGCTGGAGGAGCGCCTGGAGAAGATGCGCGCCTCACTGGCCCGCACGCGGGAACGCCTCGACGACTACACGCTGGAGCTTCAGCGGCACGGCATGGAGTCCGTGGAGCGCGAAGTGCGCTGGCTGAACGAGCTCATCGAGAGCGAGCGGGCGGGACGGGATCGGAGACGACCCGGTCCGTCCGACGAAACTGAAAAATGA
- a CDS encoding CCA tRNA nucleotidyltransferase has translation MPNANEDNPSALSQVQRRAVSELLRVAPVADELGRRFQEAGFRLALVGGSVRDALLGRLGNDLDFTTDARPEEVLKIVRPWADSVWDVGIAFGTVGAQKAGFQIEVTTYRSEAYDRTSRKPEVSYGDSIEEDLVRRDFTVNAMALALPEQRFIDPHGGLEDLAAGVLRTPGTPEDSFSDDPLRMLRAARFAAQLDFEVAPEVVAAMKAMSDRIEIVSAERVQGELNKLILSAGPRKGLGLLVDTGLADRVLPELPALRLESDEHHRHKDVYDHSLIVLEQAIALEEDGPDLVLRLAALLHDIGKPRTRRFESDGRVSFHHHEVVGAKMTKKRLTALKYSNDIIKDVSRLVELHLRFHGYGDGEWTDSAVRRYVRDAGPLLARLHKLTRSDCTTRNKRKANALSRTYDGLEERIAQLQEQEELDAIRPDLDGNEIMRVLDVGPGPVIGKAYAFLLELRLEHGPLGHDAAVTALKEWWAAQA, from the coding sequence GTGCCGAACGCCAACGAAGACAACCCCAGTGCCCTGAGTCAGGTGCAGCGCCGCGCGGTGAGTGAACTGCTGCGGGTCGCTCCTGTCGCCGACGAGCTCGGCCGCCGCTTCCAGGAGGCGGGCTTCCGCCTCGCCCTGGTCGGCGGTTCCGTCCGCGACGCGCTCCTCGGGCGTCTCGGCAACGATCTCGACTTCACCACCGATGCCCGCCCCGAGGAGGTTCTGAAGATCGTCCGGCCGTGGGCGGACTCGGTGTGGGACGTCGGCATCGCCTTCGGCACCGTCGGGGCGCAGAAGGCCGGCTTCCAGATCGAGGTGACGACGTACCGCTCGGAGGCCTACGACCGGACCTCGCGCAAGCCCGAGGTCTCCTACGGCGACTCGATCGAGGAGGACCTGGTCCGGCGCGACTTCACGGTCAACGCCATGGCCCTGGCCCTTCCGGAGCAGCGGTTCATCGATCCGCACGGCGGTCTGGAGGATCTGGCCGCAGGGGTGCTGCGTACCCCCGGCACCCCCGAGGACTCGTTCTCGGACGATCCGCTGCGCATGCTGCGGGCGGCGCGGTTCGCCGCTCAGCTGGACTTCGAGGTCGCTCCCGAGGTGGTCGCGGCCATGAAGGCCATGTCCGACCGGATCGAGATCGTCTCCGCGGAGCGGGTGCAGGGCGAGCTGAACAAGCTGATCCTGTCCGCCGGCCCGCGCAAGGGCCTTGGCCTGCTCGTGGACACCGGGTTGGCCGACCGGGTCCTGCCGGAGCTGCCCGCCCTGCGGCTGGAGAGTGACGAACACCACCGCCACAAGGACGTCTACGACCACTCGCTGATCGTGCTGGAGCAGGCGATCGCGCTGGAGGAGGACGGCCCGGACCTGGTGCTGCGGCTCGCCGCCCTGCTGCACGACATCGGCAAGCCCCGTACCCGGCGCTTCGAGAGCGACGGCAGGGTCTCCTTCCACCACCACGAGGTGGTGGGCGCGAAGATGACCAAGAAGCGCCTGACGGCTCTGAAGTACTCCAACGACATCATCAAGGACGTGTCCCGGCTGGTGGAGCTGCACCTGCGCTTCCACGGCTACGGCGACGGCGAGTGGACGGACTCCGCGGTGCGGCGCTACGTCCGCGACGCCGGCCCGCTGCTGGCGCGCCTGCACAAGCTGACCCGGTCGGACTGCACCACGCGCAACAAGCGCAAGGCCAACGCGCTGTCCCGGACCTACGACGGTCTGGAGGAGCGCATCGCACAGCTGCAGGAGCAGGAGGAGCTGGACGCGATCCGGCCCGACCTGGACGGCAACGAGATCATGCGGGTGCTGGACGTCGGCCCCGGCCCGGTGATCGGGAAGGCGTACGCGTTCCTCCTGGAGCTGCGGCTGGAGCACGGGCCGCTGGGACACGACGCGGCCGTCACCGCCCTCAAGGAGTGGTGGGCCGCGCAGGCGTGA
- a CDS encoding transglycosylase domain-containing protein — protein MSEHRRKPSQPQGGGRASARRAAQQRPGRGAGSGRDVPTASPSGPYAEPSAHGSRAEARRAAQRGAAGRGGRASGRAARGGTGRPDKRLVNYPRSDRDGWKRFVPSWKLVSGTALGFFAVVFAGAGIGIAMVGEPDPHKAAQAQNNVFEWADGTQMVATGGSMNRQIVPISDIPRSMRDAVIAAENESFETDKGVDPMGIGRAVWNMATGGSTQGGSTITQQYVKNTYLDSDQTLKRKVTELFIAIRLGVSEEKDTVLAGYLNTAYYGRDAYGIQAAARAYFGKDCKDLNPAESAFLASVLKGPNLYNPDGGIGAAATPALNEQRARKRWAWVLDREVEVGRMDKSVRAKYTDAEFPPRIESEQARGMTGQIGYLVDTAKAYVMKNAHISAEQMALGGYTIRTTFEKPKVDALAKAVEDTRNAFLDEKKRPEFDTFVQFGASSVDVKTGKIVAIYGGPGWDQKYFSNNANTSGVPVGSTWKPYVLAAAMEYGTQNSKGQGISVDSKYQANDLTVINNREGRPLRDASGSPFKQKNESPTPYGYVTLTEAMEKSINVPFAQLVFDVGHDKVRNVAKATGILEESMNPNNDASFALGTSTPSAIRMADSYATFAASGMHREPYSVTEVKKNGDKLPGFEAPTPQRAMDNAIADNVTKVLQNVVQNGTGTKAKKLGRPAAGKTGTTDENKSAWFVGYTPELSTSVVLFRSNPNSKDKELQSMNGVGGTDSIHGGDIPAVIWTEYMREALKGAPPTQFPEAEDIGVKADSAGAPTPTPSAPASPSASPSTPPSSSPPPPSPTPSKSGKPSCKPWELYCDPDTTGGTGNGGTDGGTDGGTDGGIIGGPSGSPSQTNTGKPGRPGGTTGWPTGAAAD, from the coding sequence ATGAGCGAGCACCGCCGCAAACCGTCGCAGCCCCAAGGTGGTGGGCGAGCCTCGGCCCGCCGGGCTGCCCAGCAGCGTCCCGGCCGGGGCGCCGGATCCGGACGTGACGTTCCCACCGCCTCGCCCAGCGGGCCGTATGCGGAACCGTCCGCGCACGGCAGCCGCGCGGAGGCCCGCCGAGCCGCCCAGAGAGGGGCCGCCGGTCGCGGGGGCAGAGCCTCCGGCCGGGCGGCGCGCGGCGGCACCGGGCGCCCCGACAAGCGCCTCGTCAACTACCCGCGGTCCGACCGGGACGGCTGGAAGCGCTTCGTGCCCTCCTGGAAGCTGGTGTCCGGCACGGCACTGGGCTTCTTCGCGGTCGTCTTCGCCGGAGCGGGCATCGGCATCGCCATGGTGGGCGAGCCGGACCCGCACAAGGCGGCCCAGGCTCAGAACAACGTCTTCGAGTGGGCCGACGGCACCCAGATGGTGGCGACCGGCGGTTCCATGAACCGCCAGATCGTCCCCATCTCCGACATCCCGCGGTCGATGCGGGACGCCGTGATCGCCGCGGAGAACGAGTCCTTCGAGACGGACAAGGGCGTCGACCCGATGGGCATCGGCCGGGCCGTGTGGAACATGGCCACCGGCGGCTCCACCCAGGGCGGCTCGACGATCACCCAGCAGTACGTGAAGAACACCTACCTGGACTCGGACCAGACGCTCAAGCGCAAGGTCACCGAGCTCTTCATCGCCATCAGGCTGGGCGTCTCCGAGGAGAAGGACACGGTCCTCGCGGGCTACCTCAACACCGCCTACTACGGTCGCGACGCCTACGGCATCCAGGCCGCGGCCCGCGCCTACTTCGGCAAGGACTGCAAGGACCTCAACCCCGCCGAGAGCGCCTTCCTGGCCTCCGTGCTCAAGGGCCCCAACCTGTACAACCCGGACGGCGGCATCGGCGCGGCCGCCACCCCCGCCCTCAACGAGCAGCGGGCCAGGAAGCGCTGGGCCTGGGTGCTCGACCGCGAGGTCGAGGTCGGCCGGATGGACAAGAGCGTGCGGGCGAAGTACACGGACGCCGAGTTCCCCCCGCGCATCGAGTCGGAGCAGGCCCGCGGCATGACCGGCCAGATCGGCTACCTGGTCGACACCGCCAAGGCGTACGTGATGAAGAACGCGCACATCAGCGCCGAGCAGATGGCCCTGGGCGGCTACACGATCCGGACCACCTTCGAGAAACCGAAGGTCGACGCCCTGGCCAAGGCCGTCGAGGACACCCGCAACGCATTCCTCGACGAGAAGAAGCGGCCGGAGTTCGACACGTTCGTGCAGTTCGGCGCCTCCTCCGTGGACGTGAAGACCGGGAAGATCGTCGCGATCTACGGCGGACCGGGCTGGGACCAGAAGTACTTCAGCAACAACGCCAACACCAGCGGTGTCCCGGTCGGCTCGACCTGGAAGCCGTACGTGCTGGCGGCGGCGATGGAGTACGGCACGCAGAACTCCAAGGGCCAGGGCATCTCGGTCGACAGCAAGTACCAGGCCAACGACCTCACCGTGATCAACAACCGCGAGGGCAGGCCGCTGCGCGACGCCTCCGGCAGCCCGTTCAAGCAGAAGAACGAGAGCCCCACGCCCTACGGCTACGTGACGCTCACCGAGGCGATGGAGAAGTCCATCAACGTCCCGTTCGCCCAGCTCGTCTTCGACGTCGGCCACGACAAGGTGCGCAACGTGGCCAAGGCCACGGGCATCCTGGAAGAGTCGATGAACCCGAACAACGACGCCTCCTTCGCCCTGGGCACCTCGACTCCCAGCGCCATCCGGATGGCCGACTCGTACGCCACCTTCGCCGCCTCCGGCATGCACCGCGAGCCGTACTCCGTGACCGAGGTCAAGAAGAACGGCGACAAGCTGCCCGGCTTCGAGGCCCCCACGCCCCAGCGGGCCATGGACAACGCCATCGCGGACAACGTCACCAAGGTCCTGCAGAACGTCGTCCAGAACGGCACCGGCACCAAGGCCAAGAAGCTGGGCCGGCCCGCCGCGGGCAAGACCGGTACCACCGACGAGAACAAGTCGGCCTGGTTCGTCGGCTACACCCCGGAGCTGTCCACCTCCGTGGTCCTCTTCCGGTCCAACCCCAATTCGAAGGACAAGGAGCTGCAGTCCATGAACGGCGTGGGCGGCACCGACTCCATCCACGGCGGTGACATCCCGGCCGTCATCTGGACCGAGTACATGCGCGAGGCGCTCAAGGGCGCCCCGCCCACACAGTTCCCCGAGGCCGAGGACATCGGTGTGAAGGCCGACTCGGCGGGAGCCCCCACCCCGACCCCCTCGGCCCCCGCCTCGCCGTCCGCCTCGCCCTCGACCCCGCCGTCGAGCAGCCCGCCCCCGCCCTCCCCGACCCCGTCGAAGAGCGGCAAGCCCTCCTGCAAGCCGTGGGAGCTGTACTGCGACCCGGACACCACCGGCGGGACCGGCAACGGCGGAACCGACGGGGGAACGGACGGCGGGACCGACGGCGGGATCATCGGCGGTCCCAGCGGATCGCCGTCGCAGACGAACACCGGCAAGCCCGGCCGCCCGGGCGGCACGACGGGCTGGCCCACCGGCGCGGCGGCCGACTGA
- a CDS encoding inositol-3-phosphate synthase yields MGSVRVAIVGVGNCAASLVQGVEYYKDADPAAKVPGLMHVQFGDYHVRDIEFVAAFDVDAKKVGLDLSDAIGASENNTIKICDVPNTGVTVQRGHTYDGLGKYYRLTIEESAEAPVDVVQILKDRQVDVLICYLPVGSEDAAKFYAQCAIDAKVAFVNALPVFIAGTKEWADKFTEAGVPIVGDDIKSQVGATITHRVMAKLFEDRGVRLERTMQLNVGGNMDFKNMLERDRLESKKISKTQAVTSQIPDRELGEKNVHIGPSDYVAWLDDRKWAYVRLEGRAFGDVPLNLEYKLEVWDSPNSAGVIIDALRAAKIAKDRGIGGPILSASSYFMKSPPVQYFDDEAYANVEKFIKGEVER; encoded by the coding sequence ATGGGTTCGGTTCGCGTAGCCATCGTCGGCGTAGGCAACTGCGCCGCCTCGCTGGTGCAGGGCGTCGAGTACTACAAGGACGCCGACCCGGCGGCCAAGGTCCCCGGTCTGATGCACGTCCAGTTCGGCGACTACCACGTGCGTGACATCGAGTTCGTCGCCGCGTTCGACGTCGACGCGAAGAAGGTCGGCCTCGACCTTTCGGACGCCATCGGCGCCAGCGAGAACAACACCATCAAGATCTGCGACGTCCCGAACACGGGCGTCACCGTGCAGCGCGGCCACACCTACGACGGCCTGGGCAAGTACTACCGCCTGACCATCGAGGAGTCCGCCGAGGCTCCGGTCGACGTGGTGCAGATCCTCAAGGACCGCCAGGTCGACGTCCTGATCTGCTACCTGCCCGTCGGCTCCGAGGACGCGGCGAAGTTCTACGCCCAGTGCGCCATCGACGCCAAGGTCGCCTTCGTCAACGCCCTCCCGGTCTTCATCGCCGGCACCAAGGAGTGGGCCGACAAGTTCACCGAGGCCGGTGTCCCGATCGTCGGCGACGACATCAAGTCGCAGGTCGGCGCCACCATCACGCACCGCGTGATGGCCAAGCTGTTCGAGGACCGCGGTGTCCGTCTTGAGCGCACCATGCAGCTCAACGTCGGCGGCAACATGGACTTCAAGAACATGCTCGAGCGCGACCGCCTGGAGTCGAAGAAGATCTCCAAGACGCAGGCCGTCACCTCGCAGATCCCCGACCGTGAGCTCGGCGAGAAGAACGTCCACATCGGCCCGTCCGACTACGTCGCGTGGCTCGACGACCGCAAGTGGGCCTACGTCCGCCTCGAGGGCCGCGCCTTCGGCGACGTCCCGCTGAACCTCGAGTACAAGCTCGAGGTGTGGGACTCCCCGAACTCCGCCGGTGTCATCATCGACGCCCTGCGCGCCGCGAAGATCGCCAAGGACCGCGGTATCGGCGGCCCGATCCTGTCGGCGTCCAGCTACTTCATGAAGTCCCCGCCGGTGCAGTACTTCGACGACGAGGCCTACGCGAACGTCGAGAAGTTCATCAAGGGCGAGGTCGAGCGCTAG